Genomic segment of Dromaius novaehollandiae isolate bDroNov1 chromosome 6, bDroNov1.hap1, whole genome shotgun sequence:
ATATTACCTGGCGCCAATGTAGCATGTTTTTCAGGGATGTTGAATCTGGGTAGCGGGACAGATACACATCTGTGCGGCTCTGCAAGAACACATGGGAGAGATTTATTCTCTGCATGGAGGGGAATCCCATTTGAACTAAATTTGATCCAGTTCAGTTGCCACAAAATGGATCTTTCACTCACACAGGCTAGCTGGATCTTTCATTCACACAAACTGCTTCGTCTTAGCTCTGTGAAGGCATCGCTCGGCGACACTCCATGTGAACATGCACTGTGGACAGCAGCACAAAGGGTGCCATAGAGCTCCCTTCAGCAAGCTCAGCAATTTTCATGAGATACTGGATCACGATAGGAGAAGATACGTTTttcaaacaaaagcagaagtctGTATTTTGAGCTCAAGGTCCCTTTGCAAAGACAATGATGTGCAGCGCATCACAACAGCTTACACGTTGTTCCTGACACATTCCGTCCTTGGGAAACTAAACAATGGCATCGAGGCTTTCCTACAgtggcccagctctgcctgggccCAACCCTTGCCCGGTTGTAATTTTTTGGTATTCTCAACTGATCTGTCACCAGTTTTACTCACAGAAGTTGTCtctgagaaaagaagaaacagtccCTCCTCATGTGACCGGTGCCATCCGGGACAGGCCCCGAATGGTGGGGCATCTCCATCCTCGGGGATCACCCACACtcgcctggacacagccctgagcaacctgctctagctgcaGTGCTGGCCCCGCTAGAGCTGGGGTTAGACCAGAGCCCCCCACCCAGGGGTGCCTCTGGCCTGAATTATTCTATCACTCTGTGTTCGGTGCAGTGGAGCACAGGGAAAGGCTTATATTTGTGGTTAAATACGTTTTAAAAGATCACAGTCTGAAGAATCTGAGGGCCTACCTCTCTCAGCAGTCAATTGTAGGGGAGTTCATTTCAGAATAACCCATTTTGTTATTAAAACACCTGTGGAACTAGCAACCTGCTTAGTGAAAAACAAACCACAGAAGTCCTAGGAATACTGAATTAATTCctgctttctctccttctgcATCACCCAGTTCAGCAGGACAACAAGCTCAGGGAACCCATGACTCTATGAATGCTCCAGGCTTCCCTCTTCACATGATGTCAATGCAAAAGCATCCAGACTTTCAGGGCAAGTGTCAAAGGCCAGATTTTTTGCCAGAATGAATGATGTGAAAGGTCAGGAGAATGCAGCTAATTTACAGCATTGTTTTAGCTGCATTTGATGCACTACATGGTTCAAATCTTTGAGTTTTTTGCATGACTCAGAAACCACGAGGTTCTGGAGCGTCTCATCCCATCTCTCTTCTGGAATGGCTGCAGCACAAAGTTCACGGCATTGCCAGCCCAGAAGTCTGTCCCACTTTCAAAAGTGAACGCAAACAGGACACAATCTTTTCCTGAAGTTAAATGCACATCCACATCAGGCCCACATAATGCAGAACTAGGTCACTTAAGAAGGAATCTGGAGTGTACATACCACATTTAAGCTGTTGGTAAACCCACCAGCCAAGTAAAAGACCAAGGAGCAAATGCCTTTAAGGATTGAATAGCTGCACAGTCGGGAAGTCACCTGCTGCAATATCTCACCGTTATCGAAGACCACTGTGCGTCCTAAAATGAGCTGTGAAATGCAAGGGCATTATCAGTGTGGTTCATGCAACTCTTTCACGGCACTCAGAGGAGGGCCCACAAAGATGGGACAGACCTCTGGAGACGGCTTCCCAGGACAGGAACCTAGGCCCTGGTGCCATGTGGCCGACCCCGACGTAGGGTGTTCTGGGACATGCTCTGAGCCTTGTGGATCAGGAAAGCCGTGGCTACAGCTCTGTCTACGGGGACACCTCAAACCATCTGGACTCGCCCTGCATCTGCCTTGGATCGGTGTCTGCATGGTGTGCTGTGCCGTCAAGGTGCGACACAGAGGCGGCTGTGAGCACCGAGTACACACACGCTCACACCTTCCGTACGAGCATGAAAGCTGGCCTGGAGGCAAGACTGGCAGGTCCCTCTCCGCCCTTTGAATGGTCTCATGCGCTTAGCTTCCAGGTGTTTCCCAGCTCTCTGCTCGTCCCTGAAAGCTGCTGTCTGCCTTCCCATAGCTTTGCCAGGCTTCGTAATTCTGTCTTTTCTGACTTTTCAAAAATGATCAGGGCCCTGGAGGAGGATGGTTTCTCTTAGGAAGAAGGATCCAGAATTAATATCTAGAAATAGCTCTTTGGCCAGGGCTGGACAGCAAGATGTTTCACGTGATTTAATGCATCATAGAGTATGGGTACAAATTCAACCTTTTCAGAACAAATGAACTCAAAGCAAAGGGAACAGAGAGCAAAGAAATGGAAGTCACATATAAATACTGTGCATCTCAGGTGCTGAGACCTTCACATTCCCAACTTAGTCCATTTGTTTCTTTGGCTTCTGCAAaccctttttttctgctgagacCCTTCTGAAGTGCTAACTCAAGAACTGACCACCAGCCCAGGCTTTCAGAACTGTCTGCTTTCTTCTGCCCAGAAGAGATTGCCAGCAATAATGGGTAATGCTGTTCTTCGTTGTCCCTCACCGATGATCTCCAAGACCTTTCCTGCCTGACCTTGTACTATAGGCCCAAAGGAGAAGCGGAGCCAGTGAATGTGTGAGGAGGACATACCTTAACCAGTACCTCAGGAAGGTTGAGCACCTTTACCAAGGGTGATTTCATATTTGAGCTTGTAGTAATAGGAGCCAACGCAAAGAACATCTTGATTTTGCGATCCAGCTCAGGAATGGAAGAAAATGCAATGAAACCTGCAAGAGTGGGAAGGAGTCAGACCTTGCCCTGTTGTTTCTGAATGAATTGTTGACTCCTAGATGTATGTGCTGGTTGGAAGTACCACTGGAGGCTGCCATACTTTGCCAGTACTATAGCTGGTTGGTGATGTGACCTGAAGCCTTCGTTGCCAGCTCATTTCAGCTCCCAGCTTGATAGTtcactccagctgcagctctcacAGGCCCTCCTAACTGGCAGAAAATAGGTATCTGACAGCAGTGGGTTATATCAGAAACCTTCGCTGCAATTACTTTTAAATTGCCTCCATCAAGACTGCTCTATTAATACAAACCAGGATTTTTACCTGCTACCCTCCCCTCATTGCTATGACGTGCTTTAGTTTATCATCCCTTTCTATGCTCTCAGGGAAAATACTGCCATTCATGAGGTGCACAGCTTATATAATTCTGCCAGTGCCCCGATTTCCTCATAAATACCTGTGGTGGTGCCTTGAGAGTAAGCCACATAGTATAATTGCTCCTGTCCAGTTTTCTGCAGAATGTAGTTGATTGTTGCTGGAAGGTCATACATGGCCATTTCATGAAAACTGCAATGAAGATGGGTACATAAAAACATCATTGTTGCTGGCCTTGGATACTGAGAACACCAGGTACCACATGACAGATAGTGTTGCTGAGCATTCCCACCAGCATGAATATTGGATCGGTGTGTCATCCCTCTGGATTGCAAAATTGATTTGCTATTTGTCTTAGAAGATTTACATGTTTACACGGGATGAACACCATTTGAACACGAATCTGTATTCTGTTTGCAGGAAAAGGTAAAATTCTTGTCTATGCAGTTCACAGCTGCATTAGGGAAAGAATATTTGGGGAGCTGGCTAGGGCTCTAGCACATATGGGCACCCATATCTTGTCACGGTGATGTAAGTGTATGCCCACTGGTAGATcccacagctctgtccctggaGCTCCAGCCTGTGAACATATTACCTTATGAAACAAAACTGGCAGATCTACTGGCATTTCTGCGGCTTCCTTGAAAATACCTGTAACCTGAATATTCCTCCTGGTAAAACGCAAACTCTTTGTGTTTTCTTGACCAGCTGTTCCCTCTGCTGTTTCCTATCCAGACATCATAGCCGGCATCTGCGAGGATGAAGCCGAGGCTGCTGTTGGGCAAGTTAGTAACCCAGTTGCTTCCCTCCAACACTAGGCCATGCTGCAGGAGCACTGCAGCCTTTGGagctgaagaaagaagaaacGGATTATTTTCTCTCCTAGCTAACATAATTGACCATTCACACTCCAGATATCACTTTGGTAGCACCCCACTTGGGTTCACCTGCATTGTATACTCAGCTTCTTcagaaagatgttttctttttggtgagTGAGTAGCCTGTTTGGTAATCCCAGGGCAGAGAAAAATGATATGCTAGAGTTGAAAAATAAGGTGGGACTCCACACTGAATGGAGCATGGTGAATCTTGCTTGCGGGAAAGCAACTGTGCCCCATGTCTGTCTGGACATCGAGTGTGTCTTCTCCGTGGAAACCGCTTTCCTCACGGTGCCTTTTCTCTAGCCCAGGTACTCTTGGGTCTGACCAAGAGATGTTGAAAAGCCAGCACAGTCTAGGCTTGCCTCCCTCATACGTGTTTCTCTCATGGCACAACAAACGCCCTCCTGCTCCATCGAAAGAGACACAGATCCCGGAGGGGTCAAGGACATCTCTTCCACCCACTTCTGCCCACTTCAAGACATATGGGCAGATCCCAGAACCTCAGAACAAAATTAAAGACCAAAAAGCCTGACGTGTCATGGGAAGAGAGTGGAAGGGATTTAGTGGTTAGTGGACTGGAAGAGAGAGTGGAGAAAGAATCAGGATGGAAAAGACCCCTGGAGGTCTGTACTCCAACCCCATACTCAAAGTAGATACAGATTCCCAGTTCCAGTAGGGTCTTCCTAAGGATATCTGAATTCATATGTTGGAACTACAAGCAGGCTGCAGTATAAAAAGGTTGGATtaaaagtcctttttttcctgcttttcctttgttctctCTGTTTTGTCATTTCTTAGATCCTCAGTTTAAGACTTACATTTCCACCCAGGAGAGCTGAAGACAAAGAAGTGACCTAAACAGAAGTTTGGATTATTACACTTATTTATCATGTTCATATGTCAGCCCTCATATTTCACAGGAGAGCGAGGTCCTGCCAAGTATGCATCACCTGCTCCACTTTGAAATAGTGGTTCAATTCAAGAGCCCGAAGCAGCAGAAATGGCAAGATGGCATTAGATTTGACAGGTGATTTATTTTTACTAACAAATGGCTCTTAGATGCTCCACAAGGAATTCCTTACAGATGCATAGGCCCATGACCTTAGGTCATGGATTTGGTTGTCTTTGAATGGGTATAAAATTTGGGGCGAGAGTTCTCTATGTTCATTCTCCTTATCTTTATCCCCTTGTAAAGAACATCCTCTTAGAACAACAAAGCTGGTATGGTGGGTGCAtacatttcttctgcttctgagGCTAATCCGACAGGGAGGGATGTCTCCTTGAGCACCCAGCCTCCCCCGGCTCTCTGAATCCCACGACAAGGCAGCCCTGCCAGTGGCCTTCTCTAGCCAAGCAGAGCTTTCAGGGCTCTGGGACCAAGCAGACTTTCTTCTGGCACTTACTGGGGCAGAACATGCTGGAGCCTTGTGACTCTGCTTCATGGGAGGTACCTGTACTTCCCAGGTTGTCTCTGCCGTGAGGAATTCTCTGCATGACGAGGTAATAGCCATCATCCGTCACAACCTCGTGTTCCTCGTAGGGGTACCCGTGGTAGCGAACAATTTCACcctgaaggaaggaaaagaaagagcgGGACAAGTCACTGGGCAGGTGGGGGATCTCCATGCTGGGGATCTCCATGCTGGGCCAAGCCACAGCCATCCTGATCCAGTGCTGGTGACTCCTGCCGTGAGCACCAGGTGGAATAGGGACCTCCCGAGGTCCTTTCCACCAGTGCTGCTCTGATGTCATGACCTGAGCTAAAATTCCTGGCAAGTGTGCATTTGCTTCACTCCCCGAGCACGATCCATAAAGAAGAGCACACAGTAGATGTGCCTTCTGTGACCAATGTTTCTgaagagctgggcagcaatgAGAGGGAACCTCCAAGCCTGAGACAGCTGTTTTGGCCTAACTCTCCCCGGATGAGCTATCCCATAAGTCTCTGCTCCATACATaagcacagggagaaaaaagttCTAATAAATCCTCAACCAAACCCTGGTAAAGATATATGTATGGAGACTGTGGGTTTTGGCCAGACTAGAAAGCTGGTGTTGATATGCTGATGTATATTACAGCAGCATAAATAACTTGTAAGCCCAAGCTTGGAGGTTTTTTGGGGTGGACGAGAGGATCACATAACATGAAAAGAATGGACAGAAAACACAACTTACAACATCCATGGATACCTCAGGGTTTGCATCTGTCATTCCAATCAGTCCTCCTGACTTGTCAGCACTGCACATTAAATAAGCAATGGTAACAAACAGCCGCATCATGGTTCTCTGCAAAACATGTTAACATGGTGTGAGCGTTATAGACATTGACTTTACTGACACAGAAGTTGAGGATTACATGTATTTCATTTGACATGCACCATGCTTTTATTAATATGCTAGCCTGACCACATGACCGGtggaataattttaaatttgaaattctgcagtctttctttttattttgctcatattatttattttgtaaaattccTGAGTCCACTACATTTTAACAACACATTCTCCATCAGATCCTCATATTCAGAAAAAGACTTTatgtgcatgtatacatatacTCCCATACCAATACATACACCAATACATCTGCACTGCACCAACCTGTGCACATTTGATCTCCGAGGAGCTGATTATAGACTATTCGTTTAAAGTGATAGCTAGGATCGTCAGAAGAATAGATTATTTGGCTAAACTGTTAGCTGGGTGAGTCAGAAGTAAATCATCCCAATTTCATCATCTgaatgtttgggtttttgttcTTAATATGAaatcaaaaatgcattttgtttgggCTGTCATTATGGCTGAAAGTAATATTGTAGTGACTTCAGAATGCATCTGAGCTATTTTTGCAAACCAAAGTAAACTTCTGTCCCAGAAGACCTGCTGTTCTTCCTGAGAAGGGTTTGTTTTAGCATGTTCctacccccccacaccccttttTATCATTCTAGTTGTTGGAGATAACCCTGGAAATAAAAATTTGTGACAGAAATATAGTCAGTCTTTATGTGACATGCTTACAACCATTTTCCGCAAACACAGTCCACTTGTCATTATGCAGTTCGTCAGATAAGTggaataaagaagacaaagaggTTGGGCTGAGCCTTGAGCCAGGCCCTTCAGGGGTGACTGCACAGGGTCCCAGTGCACCTGGGTTTGGGTGGCTTTTACAGCGCAGGCATCACTTCTGGGTGTCCAGAGCTGGAAAGGAACTTAGTCATGGTCAAACTGGGAAGGCGCAgagcccacagccatgagccaaattCCAGCCGGATCCATGTGTCTGTGCTGGTCTGCATGTGAAGCGGTGGCTTGTATTGAAGCCAGTGCAAGTAATTTGCGACCACCTCTTCGCAAAATACCTTCCTGGTGAAGGGAAGGAAGACTGTGTTTCTGTGGTTTCCTAGCTAGCCCTGATTCCCCCCTCTCTCTACTGCTTGAGGAATCAGCTTTCCTTGCTGCAGGAGGTGGTTTCACAGCCAGGGAGAAGGCCACCTACTCCCTCTGCTGTTCCTGGAGTGCATGCGTGGAGGATCACACAGTCACCGCAGCGCTGGTGAAAGGGATCTCAGGGAGTCCCTGCTCAACCTCCCAGTTGCAGCAGGAGTCACCAGTGCCAGGGTCAGCATGGCCATGGTTTGGCCCAGCAGAGCCCCAACCCAGGATGGAGATCCACCAGCTTCCTGGTGAcctgtcccagggctgctcccTCTCGGGGGGAAAAAACGTTTTCTCACATCCAGCCCGAATCCCAGGGGCTGCGATCTGTGGCCGTCGCCCCTTGTTATATCGCCTGTCGCTGCTGAGAAGGGTCTGGATCCCTGCAGTGCAATGCAGCTCTCCTTTGCCACAGAAAGGTAGACGAGGGGTCGTTCTTGTGATACCCCTAAGGAGCACATGAGTCACTAAGACACCCTGGAAGAGGTGGCAGACACAGCGGGGCAGCAGCTGTGTGTGGTACAGTCAGCTCTCAGGGCAGCGTTCCCGCAGCTGCCGGGCCCCCGAAGACTTTGGTCTCACCTCTCCTAAGACTTTGAGTCTTAGCAAAGCAGGATGAGACCGAAAGGGACAAAAAGCATTTTTGGTGATGCAATGTCATGAGACTAGTATGCAAAATCAAGGGACAATCCTTGCTTGGGATGACCCTTTCCTTACAACAACCAGCTTGGAAAAACAATCCCTTTGTGAGGTCCCAGGCAATGGATACTTAGCTCAGCAAACCCATCTTAGCTCATTTAAAGATCCTGATGATCTTTTGAGAGTTGCAACAGGTTAAAACCTCTTGAAATAACAGCACATTTCCTGAGCATTCCCACCCCTCCTGAGAGCAGCAACAACTTTCCTTCAGGGAGAGGATTCCCTGAAGGAGTCTCACCATCTCTGTTGGACCCTGAACCATCTACAGCTCTCTCCTCGTGTCCCTGGGGACGGCCTGTCTCCAGGAAGCCCATGCAAAGGCAACTCACGTGCTGTGTTGGcacaaaaaggaggaagaggttACCAGTTGCAGTCcagctgcagcaacagaagggGTGCAGATGCTTTCCTTCCCAACGTCCGTgaagcaggagggagcagagcgTGGTCCCTGCAGCGAGAACGTGCCACTGGCTCCTACCACGCATTGGGCTATTAC
This window contains:
- the LOC112981604 gene encoding lipase member M-like isoform X1; the protein is MMRLFVTIAYLMCSADKSGGLIGMTDANPEVSMDVGEIVRYHGYPYEEHEVVTDDGYYLVMQRIPHGRDNLGSTGTSHEAESQGSSMFCPTPKAAVLLQHGLVLEGSNWVTNLPNSSLGFILADAGYDVWIGNSRGNSWSRKHKEFAFYQEEYSGYSFHEMAMYDLPATINYILQKTGQEQLYYVAYSQGTTTGFIAFSSIPELDRKIKMFFALAPITTSSNMKSPLVKVLNLPEVLVKLILGRTVVFDNGEILQQVTSRLCSYSILKGICSLVFYLAGGFTNSLNVSRTDVYLSRYPDSTSLKNMLHWRQLYLTGEFKYYDYGKDNMLHYNQTTPPFYELENMKAPLAAWYGGKDWISAPEDVNITLPHITNVAYKKYIPEFVHFDFLWGVKAYEEVYREILELMEKKL
- the LOC112981604 gene encoding lipase member M-like isoform X2 gives rise to the protein MMRLFVTIAYLMCSADKSGGLIGMTDANPEVSMDVGEIVRYHGYPYEEHEVVTDDGYYLVMQRIPHGRDNLGSTAPKAAVLLQHGLVLEGSNWVTNLPNSSLGFILADAGYDVWIGNSRGNSWSRKHKEFAFYQEEYSGYSFHEMAMYDLPATINYILQKTGQEQLYYVAYSQGTTTGFIAFSSIPELDRKIKMFFALAPITTSSNMKSPLVKVLNLPEVLVKLILGRTVVFDNGEILQQVTSRLCSYSILKGICSLVFYLAGGFTNSLNVSRTDVYLSRYPDSTSLKNMLHWRQLYLTGEFKYYDYGKDNMLHYNQTTPPFYELENMKAPLAAWYGGKDWISAPEDVNITLPHITNVAYKKYIPEFVHFDFLWGVKAYEEVYREILELMEKKL